GTTCTGCATCAGCATTTCCGGCAATAGAGGTCcaaattttttcttaataagtTAATGTCAATGAATGCCTAACAAATACCAGCATACAATTGATGTGAAAATAAGTGATCATAAAAATAGAAGTACTAAAAAGAGAGGAAGAGGAAACAGGACAATTAAATGCTGACCTGATTTTCGAAAATCCAAAATATGCCTCCGAATTTCCTCAACTTTACCCCATCCACAATTCAAAGGTTCAATGTGAAGATAAACTCCTGAAATCCGAGGATCATAAGCTGCCTTTATGAAATTTTCACATATTTGTGGAAGCGACAATCCTTGTGAAAACCGAGATTTCAATTGATCCGATATCTGTTggcaaaaaaaatacatcacaCATTTGAAATTTCAAAAACAAACGTCCAATATTATCACACAATCATACAAAAATCATTACAAAGTAGGAAAAAAAGGAGTCAAAATATAAAAACCTGTCCACGCAATTTCATGGTCAATACACTGCCTTTCTTAACCCTTTGCCAAGGAAAAGCAATCAGCATACGGCATTTAACGACAAAATTCTTCCAAAGACCAAATTCTTTGAACTCAAACTCACCGGTAGGAAATTCCTCGGTTTTCGGAGCTCCATTACCACTATCTTCACCTTTTTCTTCAAGCTTAGGTTTAGAATCAACTTGAGTAGAGGAAGAATTGGAATCAGAATCAAATGCGGAAACAGAAAAATTGCGGCGAGAAATCGGAGAAAGGAAGAGAGCGAAGGATTGAGGACGAGAAATGGAGAGCGATAACGAGGaattaggagagagaaaatgataTGTAGAAGTAGAAGAAACAATggaggaaggagaaggtgcTGATGAAGATAGAGAGAAAGTGGAGAGGAAGTGAAGACTATGGCGGTGAATTGAGTGGAGACGAGGAGTTGAGTGAAGCAGTTTGGCCATGGATGCAACTTGCAAGCTTGAGTTGCGTCCTTCAATGGAGGAAGGTATGGACTATGGAGTAATGGAGATTGATTATAGTTTTCAAATGTTTCTGTCCTTCAAGTGGGAGGGAGATAAAGGATGATGAAAGTTTTATATTTGTCCACGTAGCCTGTGAAAAAAACTTGCATTttctcttaaaaaattaaaaatagtataaaAAGACCTATAGGCTATGGCCAGTCCGATATCCATTCGAATTTTAGGATACCTCATTcaaaataacaatttagattggATATCCGATTCGAAAATTTGggtatcaaatttttttttaattttcggaTATCCGATAATCATAcgaattaaattatattttaaaacatattttaacTAAATTCGGATTTCGGATATTCGATtggaatttttcaaaaaattctaAACAACATCGAATATTGGATATCAGATATGGTAGGTTTTGGATATCAATATCCGATCTGATTGCATGTTTGGAATCGGATATTTGATTATGCTCACCTAGCTATGGCAGTAGCCAAAAAGGGTGAGGAAATTTATCTTACTTGGCAAGTGAGAATCTAAGAtctattacaaaaataaacacaaaaattcTCGACCACAAGCATaaatatatttctctaacaaaatctAAGGTTTAATACAAAAGTATAGCAAAATTAGAGAGACCGAAAGAAGTATTTAATTTGACGAGATTTAAAAATTacgtataaaaatatatttaagtacATATAGAACATGAAAATGAAACATGAGCAGAGCTAGCCCGGTGCGACGACTACATTCGTAAATACTATATATTGTTATGAAAATGATTAAATGTTCAACATTgaaacatttattaaattttgtaaTCAAGAGGTCttgtaagaatttaaaaacttCTTCGGTAAACATCGCTCAACCAATTATCGAGAAGCAAAGTTTGTCTCCATTTATACAAGAGGATCCAACGATAAATCATTTTATCGTGACTTGTATATTGGCATATGAAGCCTTTGTCTTAGCTTAGATAGTTGTCTTAGTTTAAACATAAACATCATTAAaatcaattatttaattaatttaactttaacaaataaaaaattaaagaaatatcaATTAAACATAGTAAATATCACTAGTAACAATGGACTATTAAAACTGACTGGACTCTATAATCATCCGATCTCTAAAAACAGATCATTAACAAACAAGACTCATCCATCGAAACATTCACATTTCCCGCATAACCCTACATCCTCAATACTCCATGTAGTTGTAGTGAATAGTAATACTTAACCCCCATTTGAACTCTAAACTATATGGGACAGAAAGCAATCTATTCATAGCtccaatcaacttcaatttaCTATAACATATTGGTATTTTGAATGATTTTCTCTTCTCAATTCACTACATAAAATGTATCTATTGCCAAAAGAATTTATCTAATATAAATACTATTAGACAAAGTTAATAGAGAACACCATATGCTTTTCTCAAACGCGCGCGTTACTATATGATCGAAGTATGTAAAACGACCTTCATGATGCACCTGTGCTTACCCGTTCCCTTTGACAGCCGCCAACTGAAGTTTGATGCTAATTCAAGTACTTGGATATCAATTTGTCGACATGAATGATGATGTCATCAATGCGCGGTCGAACAGCAGCTTGAGGCTGAAGCATCCAAGTCACAAACTGCTGAAGTGTGTCAGGGTACGGCGTTTTTGGTCCTGCTGGCCATTTTATCTGGACATTTACAATGGCCAATTGTAGGCTTCCTCCAGCTTCTCCCAAAGCATACTCAAACGGAGAGACTCCATACCTACGTGCAGCAATAGAAGATTAACCCGTACAAAAAAGTTAGAACTCACTAGCAACCTTCTGTAAACTataaataatttgcaaatataATTAGACAGAGGTAAAAAATCGATGGTAAAAATGAACATGTTGGTAAATAACCCATTTGTCATCCCACATCGAAGAATCAGAGAGAGATTGCTAACTATCATTGATGGGATACTCctaataccaattggttttaggatggaacaTCATTGAGTTTGTGTGCAATCAACTCTCCTTTTACGCGGGTCTTGTTATGTACAAGCCCATGTAACATGTGGAGAAGAAACATTCAGATATCAAACGATAAGTTGATTTTTTCAAGGAGACGACAAAAACGTATGTCGGGCATAAACTTACATTATTGCATACAACGTGCATCCCAGCGACCAAATATCAGTTCTTTCGTCAATATTGCATTGACTTGGACAATCCCACAACTCCGGAGCACGAAAGGGAGCAGAGCAGTGTTCAGATGCCCATTCCTGCGAAATGACAGCGCAGCCTTTCAACTACTCTATAAGAGGCAATTCATTGAAAAATGCAGCAAAAGGTTAGCCACTCGTGCCTCTTATACAGGCATAATTGATAATGTGATAAAATCTTTACGCGTAGTAATGGTATCTTATCTTTGCAGTATCATATATGCACTATATTTGGATAGCAATTttgaagagaaaagaaaggaagggaagggaaaggagAAGAGAAATGGAAGGAAAATAGCTCTTGTTTGTATAGGAGGGAATAGAAGGGTAAGAAAGGGAGAAGTTCTCCCTTCAAATCTTTCCAACTTTGAAGAGATTGGAACCTTAACAAAAAGTAGCCATCCCTTCCAATTCCCTCCCCTCTCAATTTGCAATCCAAACAAGAGATTCTtcatccctccaaatccctccccttcctttctttCCATTTCCTTTCATTCAAACTGAAAACGAAagtctcaaagaggttcaacaatgaaaaacaaatgaaaaatataatgcaaaagatgaacacaagtgtttatgaggtatcttgaatacctccccctcaaatatagtttattataatgaattcaacaattacaagtataataaacctcccttatcttgagaataatctctcaagaccacaaatactaaagcaaagtaagaacactctcaagtttctaacaatataatagccctctcaacaatatgtgtattttgtggtgaatgttactatgagtgatgaatcctatttataggcaagatattcatcactcttagtattccctcataaatcaccataaactcacatgtaacatcCCAATTAACAATCTAATTTACCATGACAacaaacattacaataaacaatagagtaatgcaccacattattgcatagtcactacaaattctgaccaaaaacaggATCCAAGGTAGTCTGCTGGacttccgctcgaccgagccactacctcgctcggtcgagcaagcttccagtgaagctactgacttgttctggacactttgctcgaccgagctaacaccgctcgaccggtcgagcaagactttactcgatcgagcggttggtcgagccactcacagtctgctcctttatttgttgttttgagCAAGCAACTCTTATCaatcgttccaaaccttaaatcacccatattcgacacatctttatcgaccctctctaaagtacaagacaaagcatgttcgattatatgtttaaagttaacatcatcattaagattattggcacttgctttaacacaAACACAGCCATAACGAATATTGGCTGGATCGCATACCCAAGTACCACCAAAAGTTGGATTAAAAAAGGAGTCTATAAATCTTGCATTGGCATGCATTTCCTTGCGAAAATAGGTGGTTACGAGTTGTTAGATATGATGGAAGGCAAACTAAAATATCTCTTTGATTCTACCATTTTTCGACACAATATGGCATGAAGCTCCCTCTTTCCCTTTGAGTTTTCCCCGTGAATGCAAAAGTATCCCTcgggaagaagaaaagaaattcTTTATAAAGCTATGTTTCCGTCATTAGTGTTAGAACTTCAAAGGAAAAAACCCACAAGGAAGATCATAGTCAAGATAATGACATTAGATATTACAGAACTACTATCAACTACGATCGATGAGAAGGGTTAAAAATGATTGAAGGAAAGTAGCACCTCAAGTTGCAAAGCTTCTGCACGTGACTGAATTTGCCTACGAGCTGGCCGAGCACTTCCAAAATCCATCAATATGGCCAAGGGTGCCTGTCCTGTTCTGTGTGTGATTAGAACATTACCAGGTTTGACATCATTATGCGCATATGGTGGAACAAAATTATGCATGCGCTTCAACCCTGCACAAAGCTGGCCAAAGAAAACAAGCGAATAAAGCAGATGTTCGCTCAAGACTAAAGGAACATGAGTGTAATTCTCATAATACAACTGAGCTGACTGTTCACAAGTATGATTCGAAATTACCTGACGAAATATTTGGAGGACTTCCAAAGTGGAGAAAAACTCCTTCTTAGCTTTCATAGCTGTCGTGTTGTCCAGCAAAGTTCCATCTAGATGAACTGGAAATAACAAGTACGCTTCATGTTTCGTAGACTGATCTTGAGTGGCCTAGTCAATGTGATCAATATTTGACAAAAATGATTATGctcaaaatgcaaaaaaagataCAACCCGGCCTAAAGAACCTGCCCAATGCCAAAAAAAACGCTTTTTTCCCAAATTTTTTACACTTATAACAATAATACAGATATACAAAAAGATATAGTATAAGAAGTTCAAGACCGATTCGAGTATCAAGCTATTACAGCAGGAAATGTAGAAAGAGTTGGACCCTGAGCATTAGCAAGTATGCTTATGAGCTGAGATTATTACTCAGACAGGAGAAAAACGAAACAAAATTTCCAGGTAAGTGGATCTATCTAAGAGTGATCGATGCCTCGCAAACCCTGTGCAGAGACAAATGAAATTTGAGGGCACTTGAGCACATCTACTGTTCACTGTGGAAATCGGTaccctaatttttttcactaattcttaaatgagacgttCTCaaggtgagaccatctctattgggctggcccaataCACACTTtctgtcttaaagtgatcacttacaacgttttaagtgatcacttataattttaaaattatcattttttatagtttagagtgattacttataactttaaaacgatcacttacgatttgaaaataatcaattaaagaaatgagCTACTATATGGGCTCGTTTcgtggtgagacggtctcatacacgACTAGCAGAATTTTTTTTGACTACTTCTATTTACAACATGATTGACTGATGGTACGTCCCTAAATTCAAATTTTGAGACCTTTAAATAACATAAGGGCCTCAAGTTAATTCCAAGGTATCAAAAACACCAAGAGACTCTTCCATATAgtcaacacaaattcttgtatgagacggtctcaccgagagacatacctcatacttgggttaaatagcccaataatagaaacttttagcttatgaacttcttgttttgaggtcgtaaCTAGTAGCCAAATACCCATCAATGCTTCCACCTCATGAACAGCATAACAGTATCAATATGAGATTTGACACACTATATGGTGATATGAAAGCTGAGAAGAAGATAATAATTCAAGCAACTTCTTAATTAAGGCCGCTTATTTACCCAACAAAACAAAGGGATCTTATACACAGATGCTGCTAGAGCGATGCACAATGTCTTTCCCCATACTGTACGGAAATTCCAGCATTATAACATCAATAAAGTTGCAGATGGATCTAGAAATGGACAACATAGGAGTTCATTACCTTGACTTTGATAATAGCATGATCAAGAAGGGGAAGCAGATTGGGATGAGTAAACAAAGATGAAACGCGAATCTCCTCTCTCACCGATTCAAGTTGCTCGTTGTTTTGAATCAACACTTTCTTCATAGCATAAGTCCCATCATCTGAAAAAGACCATTTCCAACTTAAATCACATATTATTATCGGTTCATTTGGTTGATGAGACTTGAGACTAAATGTGTTGATGGGAATGagtattagttttaattttcatGAGATGTGTTAACTAAACTTTCATCCATGTTATTTTCTTAACTAAATAAGATATATCTTCAACACAATTCCAATCAAACAGGCCGTAAatgtaaaccaaaaaaataaatgtccaAAAGAATCACAATTCATTCAAAGATCAATTCTCGTAACCACAAATCTTCCTCACCAATTCAAGCTGCTCATTATTTTGAAACAATACCTTCTTCATAACACAAGTCCCATCATCTAACATAAACATCATTTCCAACTCTAATCACATACcattatatataattcaaacaAATAAATGTTCAAAAGAATCACAATTTACTCTTCAAAGTATAAACCCACAACCCAATTTGACCACAAAAATCATTCAAAGATCAATTCTCATACTCACAATCGGCCTCACCGATTCGAGCTGCTCATTGTTTTGAATCAACACTTTCTTCATAACACAAGTCCCATCATCTAAAATTAACCTCATTTTCAACTCAAATCACATACCATAACATATAATTCAATCAAATAAATGTTCAAAAGAATCACAATTTACTCTTCAAAGTATAAAACCCACAACCTAATCTGACCATAAAAATCATTCAAAGATCATTCTCATACCCACACAAATCTCCCTCGCCAATTCCAGCTCCTGattaattcaaattatcaatttCTTCATAGGATAAGTcccatcatcaaaaataaaccTCATTTCCTACTAAAATCACATACCAATTGCATATAGATCAAAGAAAACCATGTTCAAAAGAATCTACTCTTCAAAGTAAAAAACCCACAACCCAATTTGACCacaaaacatcattcaaacctCAATTCTCATACCCActaatcaaaaatcaattaaaactaaATCAAACTATTCCATAATTCATACTATCTATTACTCACATAATCACCACAAATCTCAACAACCcattacaaaaaaaaaggaTCAAAACATTACCTGAAAGAAAAGAAGGGTCTTTAAGCTTGTTAGAAAGACCAGCAGAAGCGTCGGTGACAACTTCTTTGACTAAGTAGACATAAGCAAGTCCACCTTCACCAAGTTGTCTTATGATCTTGAATCTATTTTCATTGATCCAGACATCTCCACCGCCATTAACAGCATCATATAATGCATTTAGACCTGAATATGAGCATCCCATGTTTCGATTCTTAGTTGGAAATGGGATCAcacttttttctaaatttttctcTATTCTTCCACCCCACGGAGTCAAATTCAATCAGAGAAATGTAGAGATCTTCTGTTCTACAAGGAGTAAATTTCCTTCATCTTTGACGGGTATAATATTACTAATTATTAATTCGAATGAAAAGATTTGGAGGGGTTTTATTATTTGACGATGATGGATTGATAGGGTGGAGTATTACTATTTAGTATCAAGATCTACGCTACAAGTACAAGTCCCATGTGGTTTAGGAATTAGGACTTGAGAGTGTGTATGGGTAAACAAGGCTAGTCTTTAATTCTCCCATAATGCACCAGTTTGTTTAGAAAGAAGATTTGAGTTtaagaataaaatttaatatgattaaattaataaaataattactcaCTCTGTCTCAAATATTTTACAACAATTATATTTTAGTTATTGTTTATCAATtaatcttaatttgtattttattcttaatttacatattataatatagttaaatgaaacttttgttaaagtaaaatgaaatcttatttgattggTCTCAATCTAagaatcaactttttataattcagctacttttgtgagaaatcgtctctcaaagagacgatctcaaaataaaaagcccacat
This Amaranthus tricolor cultivar Red isolate AtriRed21 chromosome 13, ASM2621246v1, whole genome shotgun sequence DNA region includes the following protein-coding sequences:
- the LOC130798427 gene encoding uncharacterized protein LOC130798427, whose amino-acid sequence is MGCSYSGLNALYDAVNGGGDVWINENRFKIIRQLGEGGLAYVYLVKEVVTDASAGLSNKLKDPSFLSDDGTYAMKKVLIQNNEQLESVREEIRVSSLFTHPNLLPLLDHAIIKVKATQDQSTKHEAYLLFPVHLDGTLLDNTTAMKAKKEFFSTLEVLQIFRQLCAGLKRMHNFVPPYAHNDVKPGNVLITHRTGQAPLAILMDFGSARPARRQIQSRAEALQLEEWASEHCSAPFRAPELWDCPSQCNIDERTDIWSLGCTLYAIMYGVSPFEYALGEAGGSLQLAIVNVQIKWPAGPKTPYPDTLQQFVTWMLQPQAAVRPRIDDIIIHVDKLISKYLN